In the genome of Paramormyrops kingsleyae isolate MSU_618 chromosome 5, PKINGS_0.4, whole genome shotgun sequence, the window AGACAGACAAACTAAAGCGGTCAAACCATCAAATGAAGCTGTCATTTCACTACTGTTTTtattgccccccctcccccatagcTTTTGATAAGCTTCTAAAATTCTGTGCTCACCTCAGTCAGATAACGACTTCATGAAACTGCCTCTGTCTGACAAAAAACCCCAAGTTTAAAAAACGCCAGAGCCATCTGTGCACGGTATTACTGCGATAATCTTACTCCACTTCTGAAGTCTGCCTTTGCATTCTTGGCCGTTCCATTCCAGATCTTGCAATACACTTCAAAGGAAGGACAATCAATATTTAATCTAAGTCATATTTTGCTAAATTGCCCACAAAGTACTTTTTCCTGCTTGTGTGTGAGGGGTTTCAGTTTATTGACTTTTTTGGGGTCGGAGGTCACATGGAGCGTCCTCTAATAACATAGCTGAGCTGAATCATACCTTTGGCCCACTGTCAAAATAAATGCTTATTGCATACCACAAGCTTCCACACCCCTTAGCATCTCAGAATCCCCAATACCAGCATCTCCAGGCTTCCATCGCCCACAACAAACCTGGGTGACCCCAGTCACCATAATCTGCAGTTTCTGCACCACCTGCTGAAAAAAGTTTGGGATGTTTTCCAAAATAAGCATCACCATTCTGCCAATGCTGTTATGTTTGAATGTTGTGATGGTCACTTCTCAATATGTAGACATATCTCTTGTGTGCAGGGGGGGATATCATTGTGTCATGATTATTCTGTGAGTGACAGTAAACACCTTAAATTACGCTGGTGGTGTTCTGTGAAAACTCGTGTGTTGCGATTAACTGTATTTATTGTGCTTGTTGATTGAAAACAGATGATCACAGTAAACAAATTAAACCGTAATCGATGTGGTGGTGTGgtttgttttgaaatgaagTTGCTACTTCTCAGGAAATTGAGCTGATTGTTGTGCTGGAATTTATTCTTGACATTGTTTATTGTGGGAGATGTATACATTTCTGTTTAAATATTAAAGACAATCAGTTGGGTAGGTATGCTGTGTGTTGATTTGCTCAGTGTGTATGACCGTTGTTTCTCTTCATTATTGTTTTTACATTCAGCAGATACTCTAGAATGAAGGTGTCTGACTCAATTTCTGCCATATTGTGTCCATATGGAGTTTTGATTTTTGTTCTGACCAATTTAGTTACCCATATCTGTCCCTTAATTCAAATCacgtcctcgaggtccgagcactgctggttttccagccttcctttacctgtgagccaggtgtgaagcctctggccaatcagaatcagtaactATTAAagtaactacctgggagaactgaaaacaaggcctggaatcggctttggaatcgaggtccagatttaaAGAACCCTGCCCTATTTTCTCACACCTGAGGAATTTTCAAACACGTTTATGTGTGCAGTACCTGTCTTTGCTGTCTCCCTCTGTCAGGTTGCCCAGGGTGGTTAGTTCTCCTTGTACCATTCCTCCCTGTTTCTATCTGTTTTTGCTAAATTAATCTGGTCAAACTCCGTCCCCGAATTCTTTGGCTTTGCTTGGCCAGGCTGCCAAACTTTTTCCGGACATAAATCTCCCATGGTCATCCTGAAGGCTGGGTATTCAGTGACTTATGTACTTAATGTTATCTTGTAGTATAATTGTTTGGCAGTTTGAGTCCTTGTAGCTTAGCGTTCACGTCGCCTTGAGTATTTCTTGAAAAAGCTTTGGTGTCGTTCGATACAGAATCCCTGCCAGATCAGCAACATTATGATTCAGGCCCAGTTTTTCGAACACTAAGCTACTTGCTGTTCTGTTATTGTACTTCTGTCATGCTGATGATGTCCTTCAGTTATGTTATCATTTGAAATGCAATATTGGTCAGTGGGGGGTGAACATCGCAGGGAGCAGcacagtcatgtgactcacacATCCATTCACATCACCTGTGCCTTATTACCAATTGACATATAtgtttcagttctgtttttttccccacatgtGCCTAGATACTGATGATTACTCAGTCCACATGTTACAATAGTCATTCTCACAGCCTAACATCCTTTGTGTATAAGACAGGAAGGTATTTTATACTAAGGAGATGGTCTTGTATGTTTGATGCACACTTGGTAATTTGGAATCAGCAGTTTAAACACAATCTGAGGATCATCCCACTGTGGGATTAAGGGATCTGAGTGTAAAACACACACTGCAACCCAAGCCCAAGCTGCTCATGTAATGTCAGCCACACATCCGGCCCCTAGAGATTCTGGAAAATAAGCTGTAAGGACAATACAGTCCTTCACAATAGGCGATCCCAAAACTTGGGCTGCGTTAACCATTAAAGCCCACCAGTGCGTAATCTGGACGCAGCTGCACGCCGTGAGTTTCCGTCTTCCTGATGACTCGGGATTCCTGGCTCCGTGTCCCATCAGAAAGGCACGCAGCTCTGTCAGAACAATGGGCCGAGAACAGGCCGCCCCTTAAACCGCGCACTTCCTCTGCCTCCCTGGGGGCTCCATTTCCCTCCCAGTGGAGCTGCAGAGACCTTGGGGCCCTGGCAGGTTTCCTTCAAAAAAGCAGAGAAGAAAGCAAGCTTGGAAACCCACCCCCGCCACCCCGCATCCAGTGAGTGCCCTGCTGGAATGCTGCTGCAGAAGAAAGGAACTACAGCACAGGACATGATGACAGCCCAGAGTCACCCACTGAGTCCAGATCACTGTATTCTCACTGGACTCAGGGAACCCCCTTTCCCAGGAACCAACAGGAACTCCTCCAAGAATTCTGAGGTCCGTGAGTTTCCTCAATGGATGTTTCTCCTGGAAATAGTAAGACAAGCAGCCTCAGATATGTTAATATGTTAGTAATATGTTTGAGCCAATTAATGTTTGATTCACCATAGTTATGCTCATTGGCTAAATGAAAATAAGACAAAAACCATGTCTAAAATTCATGGGAAATTCACATCAAATTGAAATTCTATCAAAATATAGGCACTCCCTCTCTTAATTGAAAAGCTGGACTTTCCTCATCCCAATGGGGAAACTGGGAAGTATTTGTGTGCTCCATCTTGCTGCCTATGAGCCGCTCAAACActcatgcatatatatatgcagGTAAGAGCAGGGCTTGGGTGTAGTGGGTAGCCTGTACCCCTGGGGcttgagggccttgctcagcGATGACTCTGCCAGCTAAGGAATTCAAACACGCAACCTTGCTGACTCACAGACCAAGCCCAACCCTGCAATGCTCCACACCACTTCTTTTGTTTAAACACTGTTGTCATTCTCACTGCTAAAAATGATGTTCTAATGTGTACGTTTCTTTAGTTTCCAAGatccactagggggcagaaGCCACCAACATTAGAGCTGTACCACTGACAAGCAAAGCATCAAATTGCATTCACGCAATGACACCATACAGTTACGTGTACATTGTAATATTTCTATTCACATATCCCCTCTTGCTCTCCTTTTGGGCATATAGACATATTGTTGAGAACAAAGCTTAGGGttccagcacagggtcagctatGTTTATAGCTTCCCATGGAGCATTTTTTAAGGACTTAAGGGCTTGACATCCATATGGGACTCAAACCAGTTACAgtaccttctgatcacaggctaTAATTTTAGAAAAtgcaataattaacaaaaacattttcattgaGAAGAAAAATGAAATGCTAAGGGATGCATTTTTATTGTGTAGCATTAGAATGGGCCTCACATTGTATATTTTGGTTCTGTTATTAATGGCTACAATGTCATTTATCAAAATGTTTGCATTACACAAGTTGTGTGCatcacacatatatatatatacactataatcattataatgttttatagttcattatcaaaaaataTCCTAGCCCCTATTCTGCTTTGGAAAATCGGGGAGAATTGGTGGATGTTAGGGGCGTGTCCTCAAACCCTGCCCCGCCTCCTTGGATTTCTCTTGTTTTTCTTAGTGTACTGCAGGCAGAAAAAAGCTTTTGTCTGATCAGTTGAGACTGAAGGTTGTCATCAACAACATTTAAGGTAATTTTATATTTCAGCTTTACACTGATGGATAATAAATAATTTGTGGTATGTATCTTGATATAATAATGTGATATGTCAAATTCTATATGCTATTTTACATGTCAACTTCATACTCGTGAGCTAAAGACATCAGAGCCTGTGTAGGATCCAGGTGTTTTGTTAGCAATGTGAATATTAATGAATGCGCAGCAGGGGGCCGTGTTACTCATGGATTTATACCCTTTATAGGTATCTCTTCACATTCATGTTTGGGCAGCTACTACAATGAAGGGGCTTTTGTTCTATGTGCTCTATCTGATCATTGGAAGTTATGCTGAAAGAGAAGGTAGGAAGTTTACAGAATGACTGAAATTGCATTTCTGTTGATAAATGCATACAAGTACATTTGTAACTATATGTGTATAATTGCCATTATCTTAATATTTCATGTAACATTGTCATTAATACTGTATATTCTCCTTGTCAGTGAAAGCTCCCAAATGCAATTTGATAATTAATAGTGGAAAAAGTATTGGCAGGAAAAAGATGAACTGCTGATTTTCGTATTTGGTGCCTTTTGGACTCAGATCTCTCTGGGAAAGCCTTCACCTTCCCAAAACAGACAGCCACGGACTATGTGAAGATCACGCTTGATGACAAGACGTCCCTAACGGCCCTGACTGTCTGCCTGAGATTCTTCACTGACTTAAGTCAGGAATTCTCGATTTTCTCCATGGCTACACTTACACACCATAATGCGTTTCTGCTGTACAAGGAACCGTCCGGTGTGTATGGAGGGCATATCAATAATCTCTCTGCTAAGTTCTTTGGTCTTCCAGTCGAGGTGAACGAGTGGATCTCGACCTGTATGACCTGGAATTCCAAAAACCGCCTGATTCAGCTGTGGGTAAATGGAAAGCACAGTGTCAAGAAGCCTGTGGGGAATAACGCCGCCATCCATGTACCCGCCATTATCACTTTAGGTCAGGAGCAGGACAGTTATGGAGGGGGCTTTAATGCACACCAATCTTTCGTGGGTGACATCACCGACGTCCACATGTGGGACCACGCCCTCTCTCCCTGCCAGATCCAGAATTACATCACTCACGCAAGCTTCTCACCAGGTAATGTTATAAGCTGGAAAGCTTTAGAGTATGTTAAACAGGGGAGTGTGACTGTAGAAGACATCGAGATCAATACTTGTGAAAAGCCTGGATTGTTATGAAGAAAACAAAATGACTTCTGTGGCTCTTTTATGTAAAAATATTCAGTTGCTGCTGCAGTCTGTCAAGAATGACTGGCACATTCAGGTCCACCTCATGTCAATATGAATTATGACAATCTTGATTACATGATTACATTGTATGTATGAATTACgttttacaattaaaaaaactgaGCAACATAAAAGCTTAATGGTCAGCATTATAGCacacagtggttcccaacccagtcctcagggaccccagatagtccacattttcgctcccttctagctcccagccaatcaagaacaagGGGCTGGTACAGCTGGTTCaggtgttgggagctgggagggagcaaaaatgtggactgtctggggtccctgaggactgggttgggaaccactggcctAACACCTTCAGGGCATGCATTTTGACACTGCATACCACACAGGGCTGCAGTGagcctggatcctatcccaggaTAGCACTAGCCAGGGGAGCCCCcttgatgggatgccagtccattacagtgCACACACTCAGGCACATAATCACTCTCTATGGGCATTTCCGTAATGGCAATTCACCTAACCACATAGTTTCCGATGGTAGAACTAAACTTCAGTTGCTGGATAAATCTTGGCAAACACAGagagaacctgcaaactccacacacacagaccccgGACTGggaatcaaaaccagccaaggATGCGCAAGGCTTCTGTGCCACCACACTATTCAACCCTGCACATTATACTTAACTTATACAAGCACAATATAATTGTTGATTTTACCTAGTCAAAAAAAAGTTGAGGGCTTAGACATAGAAATCTAATAAAATTGCAGGATGGTCCTgtcaaaaagcagaaacaaaatgtaaatgatgctttatttacCATGTTTCTCTTTggatatcccatcttgctctccttcgAGACATACACTCACATGCAGGTGGGGGTGAAGTTTGGTGTCAgtcatatatattttaaatggctGTAGCCTTGTCCCAATTCAGGCGCTGCATCCTTTGTAGGATGTGGTCTACATAGTCTTTGTAGGCTGTGTCCTTCTAAAAATCCATGCGATGTGTCTTGTGATAGACTGGGCTTTGAAGAAGGTGGTTCATTCTCAGCCTGGGAAAAGAAGGAGGCATTTCTAAGACATATTTGAAGGAACCTTTGAAATGGAACAGCCCTGTTGCGCCACTGTGACGCATCTGGTTTTTGACTTCAGCCTTAGAAGGACGCAGCTCCTGAATTGGGACACAGCTTGTGGGGTAAGAAGCAGCAACAACAAGCTCTGTCCCTGTAACCATGACTAATCTCAAATGTCAGGCACTTCTGTCTGCTCCAAACTTCTCTCCACAAAGAAAGACGTAGAAGAAACATTCACTGGTATTTCTACTATAAATAGCCAATAATATTACAACTGTATATAAACATTCAAATAGCAAACATTTAATAATAGTTGAAGCGTTCAATACACAACTTGTTTTCCATCCCCCAACTCCGAATGCAGCACACGGCTGTATGTTTACATGCAGAGGAGACTCTCTGTCGGAGGTAAATATCTCTTCATAAGAAAGCAAGTTGATACAATGCTGATTACTGAGATATAGATATACTGCCATAAAATTACTTTCTGTAGGTATTGCCTCAGGTATTAAAATGACCGAAAAAGAGACCTTGAGGTGCCTTTGGCTTGGCGCAAGAACTAGTGGCTTCCTATTAAACAGATCACTGTAAATCAAAGGGATTTGTGGAAACAAATCTTGCACAAATGCAATATACTAAGCTGATTTTTGTGTGAATGGCTGATCTGAACATTACACACTTTGACAGGAGCATGACATCGGCTTGAGAATGGAACTGTACTATCTGTGTGGTTCAAGTGTCTTATACAATTTCACCTTGCTGAAGGATACCATCGATTTAATGACTCCCGGACATAGTAAAAGTCGGCATTTTGCTCCAGCTATTCCTTTGCATTGTTGTTGCATGCTGGACTGATTGCATTGTCAGCACTATTACAGGGGCTTCAGCTTGGAGTGAACTTATTTTTCAGCAGTGGACTACTTGAGATTGGCTTTCATAAGCAGAAGACAGCAACAGTAACATATAATAGAATTATATGTTGCCTGAATGAATACATGCAAACTAATTCTACCTACTAATCTTGAGAATTCACATTCCTCCAGCAATGTTTAGCTCAAATTCTTTTCATAATGTTAATGTTAGATATTTATAGTGGATGGTTGGTTTTTACCCCAAACTTAGTTATTAATGATTATCAATTTTTAGCAATATTCCATAGAGCAGAGATAATCAGCTTTATCATATCAATCTGTTTAAATGTCCAACGTGATTGCTCCACTGGACTCAAAATTTCCATTGACTAAAGATTTATGAGCTAATGAACatcctgtgttttattttacttggCAAATTTCTGTTGTTTGCTCTGGCAAATGTTAAGTGGTACTAACGTTGGCTCAGGCATCTggatcaaaataaaaaaaatccctgcaTTGGAAATCCATGTAGGATCTAGATTCATCATGTAGGAAATCCATCCTCAGGTGATGTCAAGATTTCTAAAGCCCATACAAAAcatgtttgtatttttaagCGGGTTTAATTTTTGTCACCATTTATTCCATTTTAGGCCTGTTTTTAAATGTACCAGGttagtgtatttttttttttttttatcattttgctGTCAGTCACTAAATCACACAAAAGCTCTTTTGAATGGTTGACTTAAGCCAGGACTAACATGAATGATTATGAACATCCAGAAATGaattcagccaaatgactatttcaatattagtctaaatactagaactcgtggccataagtggaaattagcgggagaacattttaaaacaaatttgaggaagcacttccttacacagcgtgtagtcagagtatggaatagtcttcctgctattgtagtggaagctaaaaccatgggttcctttaaatcagagctagataagattttaacaactctgagctattagctaagttctccccaaacgagcttgatgggccgaatggcctcctctcgtttgtaaatttcttatgttcttatgttcttatgcagCTTACCTGGTTTTCTGTTAATGTGATATTTGGGTGTATCAATGGTTGGCTGACAGCAGTAGCTTCACTGAAGGCACAATTTGTTATATTATGCAGCTGCAGCTAGATAAACCTTAGACTGGATATGCTAGTTTTTTGCATAATATTCCAAAGGTTCATGAGGTAGGGCAGCAGCCCCCTACCTGCAGGTGTTGTGGGTTCAGTATGTTCCCCAGCTTTGTGTAGAGTATATATGTTCTCTAAGTGTCTGTGTTGGCTTCCTCTGGCTCTCCCGCAAGATAAAGGCACAGTGATTTGGTGTCTGAGTGAACGTGTGCCTGGCCAttgaccagaggtggaaatttctgatccagaaagtaaaatccaggccaagattttggttcaaccagccagttgagtactccgTGACTCCGACTAATtctactcagctggttggttgaaacaaaatcacggtctgaaatttccacctctgccatAGAATGAAATCTGTTCCATGATGCCctttgccttgtgccctataccTAATGGCATACACTCCTGAATCACTGTATCCCTACACTAGATAAGAACAGATGCTACATTTTGCTGGCAAACACAAAACAGCCATAATTACAGCAAAATATTGATCAGTCATGCTAAGCAGATGGGTGTTTGACCTTTGAGTTTCTTatatgtgtataaatgaactttgAAATCAGTCCGATACCTAGCAGAAAGCCAGTGAAGGCAGGGACTATACTTTATGTTCATACTTTCTGCTCCTAGTAAAAGTTCTAGCTGCAGCATTTTGAATATGCTGTAAGGTGCCTAATGTGCAGTGTGGATAGGCCAACCTACTGCATACAAAACAGGTATTTGTTTTTTAGTATTTTGAATAGCGATAATCTCAACGTCTTAGTTTGGAGTTTCACAGCTGAAGGAGGCACACCTTCAAAACTGCATCAATAGTGACATCTTGTGGATAACCTAAGGGTCTCCAGGGGACCCTTCAatcagggctgccaactctcacgcatctggcgcaACACTCATGCATTCAGACTTTCatgctcacacaagaaatcttatggtAAATCtaaattatttcattataaacctaaaattggctacatcaaaagtgttggggcagtttgcaaaccctacagacaaATTACATCGTAATAAAACTATTACATACAGCCACGGAAAatattaagagaccacagcacaattttttgtttcactcatttctcaatttatgggtgtgcatctgtgaataatatatagttTTCTGCAAACTCCAAcctggctcttctctgtttctcgTTAATGAAGACCTTCTTacttgctttatgggacctcagtcctgcttttaggagcctgatacaaactatcatagcagtgcacttcacacctgcactcaATGATtgccattccttttgaaggtcacttgatgtcatccttcgattcatgagaaattgtcagataagttaacggtcatctctggcattagaaagtcgcttctgccctttacctggctggtattcggtcattcccagtgtctcctgcttcaccttattcttgtgcacttgtgtcttagaaattttgaacctagAAGTgccctgctgctcagtgtagcctgctgccagcagaaccaggatttaaaaatgcagatttgtttaaaaatatagagtagtttcttaattttttccatggctgtacaTGTAATGGCGTGTAAATATGTATATGCAGACTGTctcaaactgaaaatctcactccagccggCTCagcaaagttggcaaccctgcttcaATAGTTGTAAATATTTGGATTCTTTTCTAGGAACTGGGAAATCAGAAGCTTGAATGGAAAGACAAGAAACCATATGGATCGACCAGTTAATAGATTATATTCATCAAATTATTTACAGTAGGCTTTTGCACAGGACGGAGTGTCTTATTGCCATTATCCTGGTACagcttgttgttttttttattaaataataataataataataataaaaaaacacctaATCTATTAACTTGTCATTCAGATTTTATGTTAAAGCCCTTGGAAATAATATGATATTGTTGATCAAAAACACATCTTGCGTGCGCGAGAGCACTGGGTACCAGGCTTGTCATTGTTGGCATCAGGTGATTGCTAGCTAGCAAATTTACTTTAGCAAAAGAAGTTTCTTTCCAAAATGAATTATGGATAAgaagctttttttaaaaaaaaaaaataggtgaGGAGGTGCAGGCAAGGCTTGAGAACGTGCAGGAAGAGTTATTTCCTGTTGCCATAGCAGCTTCATCTGTTGGTTCAGGTTGGTGAAGAAGAGGGCTCGCTCGGTAGCTAGCTAATGTAGCTCAGGGCTCCTCAAGCGTTTATGAAACAAGGCTTTACCATTTATGAAAGCAAGTATTTCCAAGTCACACCTTTACATGTAAAACATCATGAGACTAATTCCAAAACACACCTGACCAGCAACTTAGGCACAGCAGTGTGTGATGGCGCaatttgagaaccactggtctaGATAGTAGGGATACACCAGAATACAAATGAATTACTCAGAATCGCACAAATAATGCATCGTAAACTAATCTTTTTTCAATTCCGAAGTTTCACGATATTCTTCAAAAAAGTCAGCTCCATGACTAACATGTCTATTTTCTTTCAAATCGACTCACATCAGTGTGGATGGCCCGGAGACACAAATGCCCATTCTTTGATTTCACTAAGTAGTCACTTGATTTACTACAAATTATTTCAAAGTGATCGCTAACGCACAACAGGCAGTGGGCGGGAAGCTGACCCCTGGCTGTCGCTCTGGGAAACTCATATGTTGAGAGGTGGCAGTGTCATGTGCAGATTTCATACTTTAGTAGAGTATCACATAGGATATTCATTTGACTCTGAAATGACTTGAAAACGGTGCATTTTTCAGGTGAAAATCTAAAGATTTCTTGCCTGCCCCGGATGTTTCAAGACCCTACGATGCTCCTCTCCCCAAGTAGAAACCTTTTATAAAGTTTTGGGCAAAAGCCATAAAGTTAAGCATGTTAGTCTCATGCATTGTCAGACGCCCACTGAAATGTAATGGGTTGTGGAGTTCTGGATTAAGCAGTCTAGATATTTCTAAACCTTGTGTTTTTGGTGTGGCCGGACACTCTGGAAAGAGCAAACAGTAGGTAGGGTTGCCACCTCAGTCCCGTAAAATCCTGGACACCCAGTCATTCCCTTTCTTAGCGAGCAGAAACAAAGCATTTACGTACAATGGCATGCTAAATGAAAGAGTGTTTCTTTGAATGTGAATTTGGAATATTTTTTCCATCtgcatttactaaaaataatatataaagcataacaaagtaaaaagagctcttgtatcggaatctgtattgGTATCGgtagttgtgtatcggaattggatcggaactgaaaaaatgtggatcggcccatccctaaCTGTGACCATCAATTAAATAATCTGccatttgtgctacagtagctcttcTACTATAACATTCTAGTGTAATGTtatggttctgtgtgtgcgtgcgtgtgtttgCCATTCATAGCAGATAGGGCTAATTAAATGACTACATAGACCTGGTATTAGTGACCTTCCTGGTAGCTTTCAAACACGCATGTATGAATCGGAGCACATCCCACAAGCCTGAACTGCAGGCAATCAAAGTAGGACCAAGTCTTGGAGGCCAAGCGAGCAGCACACACCATGTCACCATGTAACGGATGTGGCCCCAACATGCAAGAGAGCAGGCTGGCAGTTCAGCTCCTGATAGCGATCAGTCTATGGGAAGACGGGGGACCCACATCACCACTGGTTTAGTGGAACAAACAAGAACGATGACAAGTTAATACAGcactttatatatttatacatgaaTTAAAACAATCAAAttgacaacagaaaaaaattgaggataTTAACCTAAAAACTAAATAGACAGATATACACATTTCAGTCCTATGTATGAATATTTTGATTTAATGCTTGTTCCGGAAATTTCTCTGCATATAAAACTTCAAGGCATTACTAATGCAGCCCAGCTTTGAGCCGCTAAGCATGACGCTGTATTTCAGATTTTCCTTTCAAGAACTTTTACAAAATATTACTCAGTTTGGAAAAGTCAAGGAAATAAGGCAGAGAACTTTAAAACATCAACAAAATC includes:
- the LOC111842503 gene encoding C-reactive protein-like isoform X3, translating into MKGLLFYVLYLIIGSYAEREDLSGKAFTFPKQTATDYVKITLDDKTSLTALTVCLRFFTDLSQEFSIFSMATLTHHNAFLLYKEPSGQEQDSYGGGFNAHQSFVGDITDVHMWDHALSPCQIQNYITHASFSPGNVISWKALEYVKQGSVTVEDIEINTCEKPGLL
- the LOC111842503 gene encoding C-reactive protein-like isoform X2 — encoded protein: MKGLLFYVLYLIIGSYAEREDLSGKAFTFPKQTATDYVKITLDDKTSLTALTVCLRFFTDLSQEFSIFSMATLTHHNAFLLYKEPSGVYGGHINNLSAKFFGLPVEVNEWISTCMTWNSKNRLIQLWVNGKHSVKKPVGNNAAIHVPAIITLGQEQDSYGGGFNAHQSFVGDITDVHMWDHALSPCQIQNYITHASFSPGTGKSEA
- the LOC111842503 gene encoding C-reactive protein-like isoform X1, with translation MKGLLFYVLYLIIGSYAEREDLSGKAFTFPKQTATDYVKITLDDKTSLTALTVCLRFFTDLSQEFSIFSMATLTHHNAFLLYKEPSGVYGGHINNLSAKFFGLPVEVNEWISTCMTWNSKNRLIQLWVNGKHSVKKPVGNNAAIHVPAIITLGQEQDSYGGGFNAHQSFVGDITDVHMWDHALSPCQIQNYITHASFSPGNVISWKALEYVKQGSVTVEDIEINTCEKPGLL